A window of Geotrypetes seraphini chromosome 16, aGeoSer1.1, whole genome shotgun sequence genomic DNA:
ACCAGTTGGAAGACCGCGTTCCCTTTGGTGCTGATGTTCAGCTGAAATCAAAGGTCTCTGAGAGACTAATGAGAGACGGGTCCAAGTCTGGGCTCTAAAGGAACTATCGGTACTGTCTGGACAGATTTACACAGCTACGTCATCATGTCACCAAGGAGGTAACATGGGCTGAGGGTTCTGTAGATAGGACATCACCACTGCTGAGATGGACAACCTAGAGAGGAGATAAGGATGAGATCTTAGGAAGAGCCACACCACTCTCACCACACACATtacacccccccccttccaactTGCAGCTCAAGCCTTTAAACCAGGTAGCAAAAAGCAGCAGTGGGTCTCCTAGGTTGCAGTGGAAGCCACAGCCAAGGTACTGCCATGCTGATTCTCAACAGTGCTGAAAGGCAGCAGCCGAGAAAGGGAAAGTGAGGAGGGGCTGGATGACATGAATGTTGGATTTTGGCTGAAGAGCACAAGGTGTGCTAAACAGCAAGATTTCAAGCTATGATGTCATTTTTTAAGCTAtgatttacattttttgagaCAGAACAAAGGAGAGCATGTTCTGATGTTCAGAGTCAATTAAATTACAGACAGTGCTGCCTGTCTCTCCATTCCAAGCAGAAGATCTGAATGAATAGGAAATGTGCCTGGCCCTACTGATTCCGCTGATAAAAACTGATTTACTGTATTTTCCAGACTCCCAGATTAGCTGGAAAATTAACACCTAAAAAACAAAGTTCTGCTTCTTATACAAGAAACATCCCGCCTTCAGCTGAAACAAAGATTTGTACCTCCCCTCCCCACACCAGAGAAAAGAAGACTCACATAAAACTGCTCATCATCTGTTTAGTGTCTTCTGAGCTTCTGGAATTGGCAAAGCTGATGAACGAGCAGTAGATAGCAATCCAGGCACACCACTTGAGCTGAAAATGCAGAAAGAGCAGCTCAGAGGTAGAGCCACATTTCCCTCCACTGTAAGTGAGCTAGATTCTTCCAGCCCCAGCTGATACCCCTTCCtggcccttctcctccactgccaattccagactttgttcctttcatctagctgccccctatgcctggcataaattatccgagtttgtccaccaagccccttccccttccttgccCACCTTTTCTGATGCAGCCTTCAATCCTTAAACTATCCattgcatcctgtttgtctgcttagagtccagggatctcaaagtccctcctccagtcggcttttcaggatttcccccatgaatatgcatgagctctatttgcatgggGGAAATGGtggccctggaggagggactgttttcttcctctctgccGCCCTCACCTTGAGCATAAGGCCGCACATGCTGAAAATCATGCCTAGAAGATTCATGTAGTCGGGCGTGGGGTCTTCCAGGGTGGGGTTGTTCTCCGTGGAAGGCGCTTTGTACCTGCAGAGAAGGAGAAACACGGAAGTAAGGCTCCCTTTAGGGACCACAACTGCTCACGTCCATTTCGCTTTCGGAAAACCCCCAGTTTCTCACCTCAGGATCTTACCCGGCCGCCGCGGGTCGTTGACGTTATTGACGGACATGCCGAGGCCCAGACGGAAGCGGAAGCGGCTCGCGCAGCCGGACGTGACGGAGAAAGCGAGCGACCGGCCGCGCCAAGTGAGAGCGGGTCTCTCCCGCGGCTGCGCAGTACGGAAGGGGCGGGGCGAAGGGCTCCAGATTCAGGGGTAACAGGAGGAGGGGGGGCAAAGGCTCCAGATTCAGGGGTAACAGGAGGAGGGGGGGCAAAGCTCCAGATTCAAGGGTAACAGGGGGGGCAAAGACTCCAGATTCAGGGGtaacaggaggaggaggggggggggcaaaggctCCAGATTCAGGAGTAACAGGAGGGGGGCAAAGGTTCCAGATTCAAGGGTAACAGGAGGGGGGCAAAGACTCCAGATTCAGGGgtaacaggagggggggggggcaaaggctCCAGATTCAAGGGTAACAGGGGGGCAAAGGCTCCAGATTCAGGGGTAACAGGAGGGGGGTAAAGGCTCCATATTCAGGGGTaacaggagggggggggcaaaggCTCCAGATTCAAGGGTAACAGGGGGGGGCAAAGGCTCCAGATTCAGGGGTaacaggagggggggggcaaagaCTCTAGATTCAGGGGTAACAGGAGGGGGGGCAAAGGCTCCAGATTCAGGGGTaagagaggagggggaggaggtacAGAACTGGCCCAGGAGCCAGATCAACGCTTAAGCCCTAGCTGATCAGAAGTTCCTGGCAAGGAGATAGCACCCAGCTCCCTACCTGTGCTGATTCAGAACCTTGGGGAGGAGGAACCCACCTGGCTCCTGgctatgtaaatcgctttgagaGTTGTTGTATAACTAGAACGAGAcagtatacaagttccaatccctttcccttgttGTGAAATATCTGAGCCTGTGGAGAACCCTGCTGATCTAGGGCAAGAGAAAACACCCACATTAGTGCAGCCATTTAAGTCGTGGGGTGACTAGAAGCAGGTTTTCACTTCTTACCACTATGGCATTCCCCACTCCGAAGCCTGCAAAGCCAGAGCTACCCCAGAAGCTGGTGCGCAGTGTGGAGTGCAAGCAGGGCGCTGTGAGAGCAGTGAGGTTTAACGGTGAGTATCTAGCTACCCCCACCTCAGAGAAACACAAGCCACCGATGAGATCTTCAGCTCAgtaagtttttttggggggtgaggtTACAGCGATATATTAACAATGTTTTCAAGACAGACAGTTTAGGGTACATACACATTATTGAAACATAGGATTATGCATATGAATAAGGGTACATTTACATTATATTGGCATAGGACAGGGTATAGTGACATAGTCTTGATACATTGGTGGCTCAACGAGTACTCAGTCTAGGCATATAGTGGTTGAATCATAATGTGTTGGGATGTCAGATTGATATACTCTCTCCATATATTTGAGTCAAGGGTTAGGATTGACAGCAGTACATTCTGATTTCCAGATTTTGTTTATACTGTCAAAACCTGGTCATTGGGGTCTGAAGGCTAGTATGCATTGATTTGAGAACAAAATGGTTTTAgcgctttccaaatttttcaGGAATTACCTCATCCAGTTTTCCTGGTTGTGATTCTTCCTGAATGGGTAGAAGAGACCCAGCCTCCCATACATAACCCACTACCAGCTATGTACGAGTATTTCCTACATCCTTTACCCAACCTCTGTACCCTGCTTCTTCATACCAGTCCTAAACACACCCAGCGTATTCTGAATCTGAAGGTCCCTGGGAGGCCAACGAAGGCCTTGCAATTTCTCTAATTCAAATAGGACTAGCACCAAATCCCcctctgtcttttttaaattaagttttGTAACAACACAGCCACCAAAGTGAGTAAACTTATCATCCAAAGCATTCAGCCCCCTTGGGCTCATTGCAGTTTGAATTTTAACCTTGGCCACTTCACGCAGATTAGCCCACTGCTATTTGAACTTGTAACCACAAATCTTTCATCACAGCTGCAGGGTTTAAgtcccatctcccccccccccccccaaaaaaaaaaaaaaaaatcatatacagTTCTATATACAATTGGTTTTAGGGCCTGGCAAGAGAATGCTACTAGCTGATTATATATTggattgcctttttttttttaaaccctaggtctccactgtttttaatatattgtgtgtatatatggctAAGCTGTAATTAGGATGAAATTGTATCCCACTCTTGACATATTATTGAAGGGTGGTTTATCAAAACTTTTAAAACTATTAAATTAGGGCTGTGTGGTTCATCTCCACAACAGCCTGGGAAGTAGAAACCAAGTTGAGAAACTgatggggacaaagttttcccCGTTCCTGTACACTCTGCCTTAACtacacgagcctcaaacacttatgattataaagtgtttgaggcttgtgcagataaggacagggcttagaggagtgtgtggcgcagtggttggatctacagcctcagcaccctggggttgtgggttcaaatcccttgctccttgtgaccctgggcaagtcacttaatcctccatagccccaggtacattagatagattgtgagcccaccaggacagagagggaaaatacttgagtacctgattgtaaaaaccgcttagataaccttgataggcggtatataaaatcctaataaacttgaaacttgaagcttgcaggaatgggacaggaactggaaaaaatttgtccccgtgtcattctccaaaaCTGACTCTATGCTTGGATTTTCAGTAAACGCAAATGACTAAATATTACATTTGAAAATGGAGGGGACAGTTAGCCACTAGTTAGTCCTGTGTTTTCTCTATTTCTTTGATCTCACAAGCATAAACCCATCCTCCTTTGAGTGACTGCTGCTCCTAAAGGTtaccctcttaatctcctctctttctctttgctCCCTGCAGTGGATGGGAATTACTGTCTCACCTGTGGCAGTGACAAATCGCTCAAGCTCTGGAATCCACACAAAGGGACCTTGCTGAAAACTTACAGCGGGCATGGCTATGAGGTGCTGGATGCCGCAGGGTAAGAGGAATAGATTGTAAGGCCTTTGGAGGTACTTACTGTACATTTAATAAATGCTATGTTAAACTTTCCCATTCGATAGATTGCAAGCTCCTTGGAAGaggcacttagggcctgattctgaaaAACACGCATCCCGATTGCAGGCGGTGATAGATGTCCCACTGCCATCGGgacatacatttaaaaaaaaaccctcaccaAGGCAGGACGCCCACATTTTAGGCCTCAGGAGCGCATCTACAGAGACGCGTAGCAACGCTTAAGCACACCCGAAGGCGTAGCtgtgcccagaagtggccttgggcgggcTTAAGCGCCGGTACGCATTGCCGTAGACAGACGCCTGAAAcgtacatttcaggcatctatgcGGGAGTGTAGGCACGATTCTGCATAGGACGCCAGTGCGTGAATGACATGCGATCGGCAGCTGCCAataccggcgtcctatacagtaTCAGGCCCTTGCTGTATGGTGCTATATAGGTGTTTTAGTTTTCTTGGAACCCTGGCTTCACACCTCTTCCTTTTCCCCGCAGGTCTTATGATAACAGCCAGTTGTGCTCTTGTGGTTCAGATAAGACAGTAGTGATCTGGGATGTGGCAAAGGGACACGTGATCCGGAAGTTCCGAGGGCACGCAGGGGTAAGACTGGCAGAAGCTCCCTAAGCTAAGTGTCTGCTGGGAACTGGCATCGCTCtcgggggagagaggaagagctaGCATGGAGAACAGGATGGTAGCTGAACCTGCGGGCACCCATATTGTGACGAGCCAACAGCTCTAAGGAGTATACACTTACACTGTCCTCTCTTTCTGCTACAGAAGGTGAACTGTGTCCAGTTTAACGAGGATGCCACCATCGTCATTTCAGGTATGTGAGGCATCCCAGCCAGCATCTAGCGAGGTCAGCGTCAGTTGTGCTGGCTAAATTCATTTCTCTTCAACTCCCAGGTTCTATTGACTCAAGTGTCCGCTGCTGGGATTGTCGCTCACGCAGGCCGGAGCCCATCCAAGTTCTGAACGAAGCCAAAGATGGTGTGTCTAGCCTTAAGGTGACTGATCATGAAATCCTCTCTGGGTAGGTGTCTAAATCCCCTAGCTGCGAGTGCTGCTTCTGGCTACCACCTGCAACTGTGCCCCTCACCACAGCCTCTGCTCTCTCTGCAGCTCAGTGGATGGGCAGGTGCGACGCTACGACCTTCGGATGGGGCAACTCTATGCAGACTATGTGGGCAGTAAGTGTTTGGTATGGGCACTGCTGGGAGATTTACTTGAGGAGCAGCTCTTCCACCCAAATGTTGTTCAGCCAGTGTTCACTTTATCATACCTGTGTCCGTTCCCTCCTC
This region includes:
- the WDR83 gene encoding WD repeat domain-containing protein 83, with product MAFPTPKPAKPELPQKLVRSVECKQGAVRAVRFNVDGNYCLTCGSDKSLKLWNPHKGTLLKTYSGHGYEVLDAAGSYDNSQLCSCGSDKTVVIWDVAKGHVIRKFRGHAGKVNCVQFNEDATIVISGSIDSSVRCWDCRSRRPEPIQVLNEAKDGVSSLKVTDHEILSGSVDGQVRRYDLRMGQLYADYVGSPVTSVCFSKDGQCVLASSLDATLRLLDKDTGELLGHYEGHQNRECKLECCLTEKDTHVLSGSEDGHVYFWDLVEGSLVLCMAVGRGVVQSLAYHPSETCLLTAMEGNVQLWRELSHTTEDEAPEAV
- the WDR83OS gene encoding protein Asterix — its product is MSVNNVNDPRRPGKILRYKAPSTENNPTLEDPTPDYMNLLGMIFSMCGLMLKLKWCAWIAIYCSFISFANSRSSEDTKQMMSSFMLSISAVVMSYLQNPQPMLPPW